A window from Calliopsis andreniformis isolate RMS-2024a chromosome 5, iyCalAndr_principal, whole genome shotgun sequence encodes these proteins:
- the LOC143179399 gene encoding golgin subfamily A member 2, producing the protein MNLSRSEKLLAAKKKLREYQLSKMMQDGSAKQKHLQKDSLSSQHKSAEVTKSDSETVNNAPILESTTNNNAHVPEQNCLSSEIIHMDSMANSRDIVNSNETHNSVEENIKPIEEVQEINSRSETEKIVELNNIARVQKEHLRKMASAVANVLTNDSEHVETNSDCDLSCRNQFLNSYLEEQKKLINELHIELSSSRSRVEELEAKLEVKESEFEAHLAREINPLKEQLQIHTQTTGILIAEKAELTAALTQTQQSVRKYIEEVEEVTGKFKSSQFRISELEKEMSALKSNNEELQKNFHQLQTEHVSLEKQFFDLQKEKEDLDLEVSELKQKLNLKKTELVTVQQELQEKTALLSLSELKIQQMKGTTPSEEERHAVTLLEQELAQIKETLKTVSTEKDETNKQYQNYVKQLDMQQMKLLEETKVQNKTIEDLQTREQSYVQRLSELEQQLQQEREKVEYLLPLQDSKDKIDNLLKNIDELTLEQERLHITLSEKNTQIEMLTKDLNDLRETSNQGAEVTKLASALESEQLGASRAVHQNRQLKEQLTDMENAFVSLSNAKLDLTEQLQAERSIGRKLNAQLNIVEAELEQLKEKLQEKEAILEELEKERLQNAQIADQMQHYQAQSHHVDTFQRELQNALVTIEKLKKEKQELLDKLKEESQRNISENDSYTVNFNNSSTQETEVRSEVLNESGIMTLESVKQLEQRFKQTMERVAELTEEKQKLEHLVLQLQSETETIGEYITLYQKQRAVLQNRAKKREEILRQLLDQRNQQQEQLHKLKILVSDFLKKEYIQSNGTECLIQTETDINDPVATKTEKETTDLQTENKSVSELLDVLTEIKECKDTLFFEPNFHPCPWCSGKLLTV; encoded by the exons ATGAATTTAAGTAGAAGTGAAAAGCTGTTGGCTGCGAAGAAAAAG ctTAGGGAATATCAATTAAGTAAAATGATGCAGGATGGTTCTGCGAAACAAAAACATCTGCAAAAAGATTCATTATCTTCACAG CATAAAAGTGCAGAAGTGACTAAATCAGATTCTGAAACTGTAAATAATGCCCCTATATTGGAATCTACTACTAACAATAATGCACATGTGCCTGAACAAAATTGTCTTAGTAGTGAGATAATACATATGGATTCAATGGCAAATTCGAGAGATATAGTCAATTCTAATGAAACACATAATTCTGTGGAAGAAAACATTAAACCTATAGAAGAAGTACAGGAGATTAATTCAAGGTCAGAAACTGAAAAAATAGTGGAGCTAAATAATATAGCAAGAGTGCAAAAGGAACATCTTAGGAAAATGGCTTCTGCAGTTGCAAATGTTCTTACAAATGATTCAGAACATGTAGAAACTAACTCGGACTGTGATTTGTCATGTCGCaatcaatttttaaattcttactTAGAGGAGCAAAAAAAGCTTATTAATGAGTTACATATAGAACTTAGCAGTTCT CGTAGCAGAGTCGAAGAATTAGAAGCGAAATTAGAAGTGAAAGAGTCAGAATTTGAAGCACATCTAGCACGTGAAATAAATCCTCTGAAAGAACAACTTCAAATTCATACTCAAACAACTGGTATTCTTATAGCAGAGAAAGCAGAACTTACAGCTGCTCTTACACAAACTCAGCAAAGTGTTAGAAAATACATAG AAGAAGTAGAGGAAGTAACAGGAAAATTTAAAAGTTCACAATTTCGTATAAGTGAATTAGAAAAAGAAATGTCTGCTTTAAAAAGTAACaatgaagaattgcaaaagAATTTTCATCAATTACAGACTGAGCATGTCTCTcttgaaaaacaattttttgatttacaaaaagaaaaagaagatttAGACTTGGAAGTATCAGAATTAAAACAGAAACTAAATCTAAAGAAAACAGAATTAGTTACCGTACAGCAAGAACTGCAGGAAAAAACAGCACTACTTTCGTTGAGcgaacttaaaatacaacag ATGAAGGGTACTACACCATCTGAAGAAGAAAGACATGCAGTAACTTTGTTAGAACAAGAATTGGCACAAATTAAGGAAACTTTAAAAACTGTTAGTACTGAGAAGGATGAAACTAACAAACAATATCAAAATTATGTTAAACAATTAGATATGCAACAAATGAAACTATTAGAAGag ACAAAAGTACAGAACAAAACTATAGAAGATTTGCAAACGAGAGAACAAAGCTATGTGCAAAGACTTTCCGAACTTGAGCAACAATTACaacaagaaagagagaaagtagAATATTTGTTGCCTTTACAAGACAGTAAAGATAAGATAGATAATTTGCTGAAAAATATAGATGAACTTACGCTAGAACAAGAGAGACTGCACATTACACTGTCTGAAAAA AATACGCAAATCGAAATGTTAACGAAAGACTTAAACGATTTACGCGAAACAAGTAATCAAGGAGCTGAAGTAACGAAATTAGCTAGTGCTCTTGAGAGTGAACAATTGGGAGCGTCTAGAGCAGTTCATCAAAATCGTCAATTAAAAGAACAATTAACTGACATGGAAAACGCTTTCGTTTCTTTA AGCAATGCCAAGTTAGATTTAACCGAACAACTTCAAGCAGAGCGTTCCATTGGTCGAAAATTAAATGCCCAATTAAATATTGTTGAAGCTGAGTTAGAACAATTAAAAGAAAAGCTACAAGAGAAAGAGGCTATTCTTGAAGAACTTGAAAAAGAAAGGCTTCAAAATGCTCAAATAGCTGACCAGATGCAACATTATCAGGCGCAATCGCATCACGTTGACACTTTCCAACGAGAACTCCAAAATGCTTTG GTTACtatagaaaaattaaaaaaggaaaaacaAGAACTCCTGGATAAACTAAAAGAAGAAAGTCAACGCAATATTTCTGAAAATGATTCGTATACTGTAAATTTCAATAATTCCTCAACCCAAGAAACGGAAGTACGTTCCGAAGTATTAAACGAAAGTGGTATTATGACATTAGAATCTGTGAAGCAACTTGAGCAAAGATTTAAACAAACAATGGAACGAGTTGCAGAACTTACAGAAGAGAAACAAAAACTTGAACATCTTGTTCTACAACTTCAAAGCGAAACGGAGACAATag GAGAATATATAACGCTATATCAGAAGCAAAGAGCAGTGCTtcaaaacagagcaaaaaaaaGGGAAGAAATACTTCGACAATTGCTTGATCAGAGAAATCAacaacaagaacaattgcataAGTTAAAAATTTTGGTTAGTGATTTTCTGAAGAAGGAATATATTCAATCCAATGGAACAGAGTGTCTAATTCAAACAG AGACAGATATCAATGATCCTGTAGCGACAAAAACAGAGAAAGAAACGACAGATCTGCAAACAGAAAATAAAAGTGTTTCAGAACTCTTAGATGTGTTGACGGAAATAAAAGAATGCAAGGATACTCTCTTTTTTGAGCCGAATTTTCATCCATGTCCTTGGTGCTCTGGGAAACTACTCACAGTATAA